The genomic region GGCAAATATCAGGACTATAATCCGCAATCGATCTACACGAACCTGGTGAAAGCGACAGCGGATTACGTCGATGATCACGCTTCCCAATTCAGCGGCGTGGAGTTCGGCGACGGATTCGCGAACACCATCCCCTGGCCCGCCGCTTCGGATGAACCGTCGCGTATTTGGGCGATCGACAAGCACCCTTATCCATCGCGCAAGACCTACCCCAAGGATAACGCGAAGGGCTTCACCCTGAACGCCAAGTATGAACAGGACTCCTACGCCCCTTCCTACACCGCGCTGTTCCCAGAGTACAACGGGACGTTTATTCAAACGGAGAGCGCGATCCGTGATATGGCCCCGATCAAGAACATGGTCGGGAGGAGCGCGCACGGCGCGTTAAGCCGTCAGGTGAACGGGAAGACGAAGCCGATGTCGGTGTGGCTCACCGAGGGAAACACGGCGCCCGGCGTGGACAGCCCCAGCACTCCGGTCGATCAGATCCTGCGGATCAAAGCGAAATCGGCGCTTCGCTTCTACACGTTCTTTTTGAATAAGGGGGCGACCAAGGTCGATCTCTACGCCGCGATGTCCGCGAATCGAACGCTTGGCGATCGAGAAGTGGGACTGATCCAGACGAACTTTGTCGATTATGCCTTGAAGAAGGACGCGACGTATCCTGACGACGATTCTTCTTATACGTCGCCAACGCTGGCGTCGCTTGGCCGGCTGACGGCTAAGATGAAGAGTGGGCTCGACCCGAATTTGACCGCACAGTCGATCTCGCTGACGGATATTTCCGATACGCACGATCACACCCAGTTTACCGGCGATGGAACTCCGGAGCATCCCAATCTCTACGACCGGGATGTCTTTGCGTTCCTGCCGTTTCAGGTGAATAGCCATCGGTTTGTGATCCCGTACTATGTGATGACGCGCGACATTCTCAAACCGCTCGATCCCGAGAAGTTCACGCTGACCCTGGACGGCTTTTCCGGCAAGAAAGCCGCGATCACTGTGTACGATCCGATTAACGATAAGACCGTGCCTGTTTCGGTGGACAGCTCCAGCGGCCAGGGCGCCAAGGTCACGGTGACCGCCGCCGACTATCCTTACTTGCTGATCATCGACGATCCGACGCTGAAGTAAGCGAAGCCGTCTTTAGCGCCGGACTTCGCGCGCCCTTAACCGTAAACGGGCGCTCGAAGATCCAATAAAACACAAATGCCGCCGCCACGACGATGGGAAGCTCCAAGATTCCCACGACCGTGGCGGCGGTTTCTGTTCCGGATATGGGGGCGAAGTGGTGGATCACCGCCAGGACCGGCGCGTGGATCAAATAAATGCTGTAGGAGAAGGAGCCGAGTCCCGCCAGCCATGTTCTAGAAAGTATCCGCCGGCAGCGCTCGCCGCCGGGTACGGCGCAGGCAATCAAAACGGCGACGGTCATCAGGGAGATGGGAAGGTCGACAATATCTCGGATCGTCTCATATCGTTCCGCGCCAAGCGCGGTGAGCGATACGCCCATCGCCACGGCGATGAGTCCGGCGAAGATCGGCCACCGAGTTTGATTTCGGATCGAGCGTGAGAGTGTCTCCTGGGAATATGCAATGAACGCGCCCGCCGCACCGATCGCGAAATCCCCGTAATAGTGCATCGACGGCGACTTGAGCGGCGACCAGTGTTCTGCGGCGAGAGAAAGCAGCAGAGCTCCCGCCGCCATTTTGATTGGCCCCCACCGCAGCGCCGCCCACGCCAGAACGGGGAAGATCAGATAGATGTGCCACTCGACGGCGACCGACCAGAGCGGCGCCGATATCGCATAGGGGAACGGCCCAAAATCGTGCGTCAGGAACAGGTGCTCCGCGAAGGAGCGCGGGAAATCCCGCGCCGGCGGCGCCTGTGCGGCCAGCGGCGCGGCGGCGATGCACAGCGCGAACGCCGCGTAATAAGGCGGCAGGATGCGTCGCCCTCGCCGGATGAAAAAGGCGATTATCCCGCCTTTCTGGTCGCCGGAGCGTGCGACGGGCAGCATCAAGCAAAAACCGGAGAGTACGATGAATACCGTCACCGCCGCATGCGCGTACGAAAATATCGCCAGGCGCTGCTCCGAAAGCCCATGCGCGCACATGACGTAAATGGCGGCGATGGCGCGAAGGCCGTCGAGATGGTCCAATCGGTTTTCTGGCGCGTGATCTGCGGCATTTCTCTCCATAATTTCATTCTATGGCGAATTGAAGATTTTCTTTAGCGAAACGTTTCTATCGGCGTCTCGGAAATTGCGAATCTCACTTGTATTTTCCCGCGCCGCGCGTTAGAATAGACCGGCGGCTCCACGCCGCGACGGCTTTTATTCCAACGATCGAAGGATATCCCTGCATGACGAGCGACATCTTCTTCCCACGTATTCTCCATGGCGGCGACTATAACCCGGAACAGTGGCCCGAAGAGGTCTGGAGCGAGGATGTCCGCTTGATGCGGCTTGCGCATGTGAATGTCGCGACGCTGCCGGTCTTTGGCTGGGTCAGCTTGCAGCCCGAGGAAGACACGTACACGTTCGAATGGCTGGACCGCGTGATCGAAAAGCTCACGGCCGGCGGCGTCGGCCTGTGCCTGGCGACTGCGACGGCTTCCGTGCCGGCCTGGATGGACCAGAAGTATCCCGACATTCTGCGCGTGGATGTCCACGGCGTCCAGCAGCGCCATGGCAATCGCCACACCTTTTGCCCTAACTCCCCGAACTTCCGGCGGCTTTCCACGAACCTCGCGCGGCGCATGGCGGAGCGTTACGGCAGTCATCCTGGCCTGCTCGTCTGGCACGTGAGCAACGAGTACGGCAATACCTGCTACTGCGATCAATGCGCGGCGGCCTTCCGTCTCTGGCTTCAGGATCGCTACGGCAGCCTGGAAGAGACGAACCGGCGCTGGAACACGACATTCTGGGGCCATACCTATACCGATTGGTCTCAGATCGAGCCGCCGACCACGAACGGCGAGCGCTCGATGCAGTCGCTGCTCATCGATTACGATCGCTTCCAATCGGAGAGCCTGCTCAATTGCTACAAGGCGGAGCGCGATGTCTTGAAAGCGATCACGCCGCACATTCCCGTCACCACGAATCTGATGGGGCCGTGCAAGCCAACGGACTATCACAAATGGGCGAAGGAGATGGACCTGATCTCCTGGGATTCGTATCCGCAGCGCGGCGCCACACCCGCCGACATCGCGTTCAATCATAGCCTGATGCGCGGCTGTAAAGAGGGACTGCCCTGGATGCTGATGGAGCAAACGCCGTCGCAGCAGAACTGGCAGCCGTATAACGCCCTGAAGCGCCCTGGCGTGATGCGTCTCTGGTCGTATCAGGCGATGGCGCACGGGGCGAACGCCGTGATGTACTTCCAGTGGCGGCGTTCGCGGGGCGCGTGCGAGAAGTACCACGGCGCCGTCGTGGAGCATGCGGGCCGCTCCGACGCGCGCGTTTTTCAGGAGGTCGCGACTCTGGGCGCGGAGCTGGAAGCTCTGGGAGCGAACACGCTCGGCGCACGGGTGCAGTCCGCCGCCGCCGTGCTGTTCGATTGGGATAATTGGTGGGCGGTCGAGTACTCCAGCGGTCCGAGCGTCGATTTGAAATACATCGCGCAGACGCAAAGTTATTACGCCGCGCTGCACGACCTGGGCATTGTCGCCGACATCGTCTCGCCCGAAGCCGATCTTTCCCAATACAAACTCATCGTCGCCCCCGTGCTGTATATGGTGAAGCCGGGCGTCGCCGAGCGCCTGGAGGCATATGTCCAGGCGGGCGGCGTCCTTGTCACGACTTACTTCAGCGGCATTGTCGACGAGACCGATCTCGTGACGCTGGGCGGCTATCCGGGACCGCTGCGCAAGCTGCTAGGCATTTGGGCGGAGGAGATCGATGTGCTCTCCCCCCAGGAAAGCAACACGATCCGGTTCGAAGCAGACAGCTCGATTTCGGATTGCGGCATGCTCTGCGATCTGATCCACAGCGAAGGCGCGACAGTTCTCGCTCGGTACGAGCGCGATTTCTACGCCGGGATGCCCGCTGTCACCGTGAACGAGTTCGGCTCTGGAAAAGCCTACTATCTGGCGACGGCGCTTGCCGCCTCCGGTTTGCGCGCGTTCCTTCAGACGGTGCTGGGCGAAGCGCAAATCCAGCTCCCGCTCGGCGCCCGTCCACCGTCGGGCGTCGAAGTCACCGAACTGAGCCTGCCGTCGGGCGAAGCTTTCGTTTATGTCCTGAACCACAACAACGCCGGAGTTTCCGTGGCGCTGCCGGCGGGAACGTTCCAGGAGCTGATTACCGGCGAAGAGACGCAAGGCGTTCTAGAGCTGACGCCGTACGGCGTGGCGATTTTACAGGAGATTTAGGCGTGTTTTGGGATGAACTCATAGAGTAGGCTTTTGCCTACCGGGCAATGAATTACCCGGCTGTGGGCGCTTCGCGCCGACCGTCCGTGCCGGATGGAAGAGCTAGAAAACGTGATCGACAGCTCTCTTCCGTCCGGCACGGACGGTCGGTTGCGGAGCAACCCCCAGCCACGTACTTCAGTGCGTGGTCTCCATGCGCTCGCCATCATTCCCCTCGCGGCCGAAGCACCAGCAGCGTGACGCTCTGGGCGGGAACGGTCAATTGGACTCTGCCCGGATTGGCCGGGATGCTGGCGAGGCGCTCAATCGATGGCGCAGCGGCGCTCAGGCGCCACACCTGCGCGCCGCCGCCCGCCACGCTTCATGTGATTATTCTTCGCTGAGCCAGAGGATCGCGGTGACGCCGCGCGGGTAGTATCGGCTTCCCAGCGCGCGTCCCGAAACCATCTGATCGCTCCAGGCCCAGTAGCTGAGTTCGGGATCCAGAAGCCATTCGACATGCGCGGCGTCGGCGTTCGCCGTCACCATCGCGTGATCGATCCCAAGCACGGCCCGCGCGACGTGCTGCGCCAAATAGATCTTGCTCAGCCAGGAGTTATTGCTGGTCGAGGAAAGCTTCCAGCCTCCATCTGGGAACAAGCAAACGCCGGGTTTGAGGACGTTCTGGAAATGTGTCTTCAGAGCGCCGAGGAGATTTCCGAAGCGTCCTTCTGGATCGAGGGCGTCGCGGTCGCCATGGAAGTGGGGAAACACAAGTCCTTCGATGGCGGAGAGGATGCGGGCCGTGTTGCCTTCGCCGATCACTGCCGGGATGCAGCAGCCTTCCAGGGATTGCGCGATCGTGCGCGCGCAAAGATCGGCCTGCCGTCCCGATGTCCGCGCGAGGTCCGCGCGGCCCTGCGCCGCGAACAAGCGCTCCAGAGCGACATACGACGCCCATGTCTTGACGCCCATGTAGACGTTATTGCGCGCCTGCCCGAGCGACTTGTCCAGGCTGTCATAGGTCGTGATCTCGGCGCCGTGATCCGTGCGGCTGCTGTCGAGGCCCATCAGTCCATTGCGCTGCTCCGGATCCGGGTGATCGCGGTTCAGCAGGCTTTGCAGGCACTCTTCAAAGATGGAAAGACGGCGCGCAAGCCACGGCTGATCGTCGGTATATGCGACATAGGTCGTGGCGCAGCAGAGCCAGTTGACGAGCTGCTCGTGCGTCATATGCGAAAAGCAGCCGTCGAGCCCCGTCTTCTCGTAGCACGAGTGGCCGGGACGGGAGAAGACATTCGCCACCCCCATATCGTGCGTGAAGCTAAGTCCGCCGGGATACAGGGCCGTGTCGCCCGGGAAATGGACTTCGTCCCGGTAGCTGTAGGTCTCGATGAACTGATCCAGAACGTTGCGCACGGCCCAGGGATTCATCTTCAATTCGAAGAAGAGATGGTCGACGGTCAGATCGAACGTGTTGATCATTCGATACTCGCCCTCATTGACCACCCAGAGCGCCTCGCCGTCGCGATCCAGCATCTCGGTGCTGGCGCAGTACCCTCGAATGGCGTGCGCCAGCATAAAACGCTGATCTTCGGAAAGCCGGCTGTGGGCGAGGAGATCGTCCGACGCCTTCGACGCGGCCAGGATCTCCGGCGCGGCGCCAAGCGCATACGCGGCGACATCCTCAATCCGGTCAAACAGACGCGTGTAATAGTACGAGCAGTCGATGCCCGATGTGACGATCCCCCCGCGATAGAAACAGACAGCGAACTCGAATGTCCGCCGCTCGCCGGCGGGGACATCCATCAACAGCGCCCCCGCGACGCCCAGGCCGAAATCGAGATTCTCCGAGCGTTCTTCGAGAATGTCCGTGAGACGAAACCCCAGTCCGCACCGCACGTCCGCGTCTTGTGTGGCGATCGCGAGATGTCGTCCCTGGCCGACGCCGCGAACGCCGTCCGCTTTTCCGTCCCCCAGCACGCGCATGGCGGAGTAGGGATCGTCGCCCTGAAACCCGAAAAAGGCGCGTCGGGAGTGAGCGCCGCGCGTGTTGTCCACCGTCAGCTCGCACAGGACCGCCGGGACGAGCGCGCGCCGCAGGTCTTCCCGCTCCGCCAATTCCGGATCGGGGATCGACCGCACGGGGGAATGAATCCGAAACGTCAGATCGCCCGCGCTCCAGGTGTCCGTTCCCAGCTGAAACTCTCTGCGGATCCCGCCGCGCTCAAACGAACGCAGCTGCGCCGCGCTTGCGAGCGGCGCGTGCAGCCCCGCCTCATAACGCTCACTCTCGCTTCGGGCGGACACTTCCTCGTAAAACGGGAGCAGTTCATAGCGCAGCGGCTCTTCACTCTCCAGTCCAATGTAGATATTCTGGTTCGCCGGCCGGCCAAGCTCCAGCCCCAGACCGCCCGACGCGCCCGGAAAGCCCAGCGTGAAGCTGGCGAAAGCGCCGATAGGCGCATGATGCGTATTGAAAAAGATATTTTGCATGGTGGCTCTAAGTGCGTTTTTGTTAACGTTATATCGCTGTTATTATATCAGCCCCTTCGCCATTTGGCAACCACCAAATATCACGCGCGGAAGGCCGCAGTGTTCTCTTTGCCTCGGTAATAATTTTTGTTGACACAACGGCGAGACCGTTGTATAATGACCTTGATATACCGTTAACGGTATATCAGCCAGTCATCATTTCCCTTGACGAAGGCCGCCTGGGAGCGTCCTCGTGCTTCAAATGGAGGAACGAATATGTTTCGCAAACACAACACCAAAACGAATTCAGGATTTACTCTCATCGAGCTTCTCGTTGTTATTGCCATCATTGCAATATTGGCAGCGATCCTTTTCCCGGTTTTTGCGCAGGCTCGCGAAAAAGCGCGCGCCATTGCGTGCCTGTCGAATATGAAGCAGCTTGGTCTGGGCGTAATGCAATACACGCAGGACAACGACGAAGGCCTGCCCAGCGGCACGAACGGATACGGCGGCGGCTCGGGGTGGGCCGGCCAGCTTTATACATATGTGAAGAGCAAAGGCGTCTTCCACTGCCCGAATGACTCGACCGCTCCCGGGACGGCGGGCAGTCAACCCGGCGCTCCATCCTCCTATGGCCTTAACTCGAACTTTTCTTATGGCACGGCCTACTCTGGCTGCGCCGGGCCTCACGGATTCTGGACGCTTCCTAAGCTCAACGCGCCAGCGAAAACGGTGATGATTTTTGAGGTCCAGGGCAGTCAGAACTACGATGTCTCCACGGAGGTCGATCCCAGCAATCCTAACAATACGCTCAATGGCTGCGGCGGTTCGCCCGCAGGCAATGGGACCGGTCAGCCCGGTTACAGCCTCTCGGCGCTGTCGGGGTATGGTTCGCCGACCTTCGCCACCGGTTACACGAATGGGATCAACGCCTCCAGCGTCACGGGCGGGCTTGCGACTTACAACAATCAGCCGGCGGGTCGGCATCAGGGCGGCGCCAACTATATGTTCGCGGACGGTCATGCGAAGTACTTGCTGCCGAGCAAAGTCTCGGCTGGCGTGAACAACTTCAATGGAGAAAACGCGAAGCAGGATTACAGCGATAACCATAATCCCTTGGCGGCGGGCACGAGCGGCGCCTTCGCGGACGGTTCGCAGCCG from Capsulimonas corticalis harbors:
- a CDS encoding acyltransferase family protein, with the translated sequence MDHLDGLRAIAAIYVMCAHGLSEQRLAIFSYAHAAVTVFIVLSGFCLMLPVARSGDQKGGIIAFFIRRGRRILPPYYAAFALCIAAAPLAAQAPPARDFPRSFAEHLFLTHDFGPFPYAISAPLWSVAVEWHIYLIFPVLAWAALRWGPIKMAAGALLLSLAAEHWSPLKSPSMHYYGDFAIGAAGAFIAYSQETLSRSIRNQTRWPIFAGLIAVAMGVSLTALGAERYETIRDIVDLPISLMTVAVLIACAVPGGERCRRILSRTWLAGLGSFSYSIYLIHAPVLAVIHHFAPISGTETAATVVGILELPIVVAAAFVFYWIFERPFTVKGARSPALKTASLTSASDRR
- a CDS encoding beta-galactosidase, whose amino-acid sequence is MTSDIFFPRILHGGDYNPEQWPEEVWSEDVRLMRLAHVNVATLPVFGWVSLQPEEDTYTFEWLDRVIEKLTAGGVGLCLATATASVPAWMDQKYPDILRVDVHGVQQRHGNRHTFCPNSPNFRRLSTNLARRMAERYGSHPGLLVWHVSNEYGNTCYCDQCAAAFRLWLQDRYGSLEETNRRWNTTFWGHTYTDWSQIEPPTTNGERSMQSLLIDYDRFQSESLLNCYKAERDVLKAITPHIPVTTNLMGPCKPTDYHKWAKEMDLISWDSYPQRGATPADIAFNHSLMRGCKEGLPWMLMEQTPSQQNWQPYNALKRPGVMRLWSYQAMAHGANAVMYFQWRRSRGACEKYHGAVVEHAGRSDARVFQEVATLGAELEALGANTLGARVQSAAAVLFDWDNWWAVEYSSGPSVDLKYIAQTQSYYAALHDLGIVADIVSPEADLSQYKLIVAPVLYMVKPGVAERLEAYVQAGGVLVTTYFSGIVDETDLVTLGGYPGPLRKLLGIWAEEIDVLSPQESNTIRFEADSSISDCGMLCDLIHSEGATVLARYERDFYAGMPAVTVNEFGSGKAYYLATALAASGLRAFLQTVLGEAQIQLPLGARPPSGVEVTELSLPSGEAFVYVLNHNNAGVSVALPAGTFQELITGEETQGVLELTPYGVAILQEI
- a CDS encoding glycoside hydrolase family 52 protein, with the protein product MQNIFFNTHHAPIGAFASFTLGFPGASGGLGLELGRPANQNIYIGLESEEPLRYELLPFYEEVSARSESERYEAGLHAPLASAAQLRSFERGGIRREFQLGTDTWSAGDLTFRIHSPVRSIPDPELAEREDLRRALVPAVLCELTVDNTRGAHSRRAFFGFQGDDPYSAMRVLGDGKADGVRGVGQGRHLAIATQDADVRCGLGFRLTDILEERSENLDFGLGVAGALLMDVPAGERRTFEFAVCFYRGGIVTSGIDCSYYYTRLFDRIEDVAAYALGAAPEILAASKASDDLLAHSRLSEDQRFMLAHAIRGYCASTEMLDRDGEALWVVNEGEYRMINTFDLTVDHLFFELKMNPWAVRNVLDQFIETYSYRDEVHFPGDTALYPGGLSFTHDMGVANVFSRPGHSCYEKTGLDGCFSHMTHEQLVNWLCCATTYVAYTDDQPWLARRLSIFEECLQSLLNRDHPDPEQRNGLMGLDSSRTDHGAEITTYDSLDKSLGQARNNVYMGVKTWASYVALERLFAAQGRADLARTSGRQADLCARTIAQSLEGCCIPAVIGEGNTARILSAIEGLVFPHFHGDRDALDPEGRFGNLLGALKTHFQNVLKPGVCLFPDGGWKLSSTSNNSWLSKIYLAQHVARAVLGIDHAMVTANADAAHVEWLLDPELSYWAWSDQMVSGRALGSRYYPRGVTAILWLSEE
- a CDS encoding DUF1559 domain-containing protein, which codes for MFRKHNTKTNSGFTLIELLVVIAIIAILAAILFPVFAQAREKARAIACLSNMKQLGLGVMQYTQDNDEGLPSGTNGYGGGSGWAGQLYTYVKSKGVFHCPNDSTAPGTAGSQPGAPSSYGLNSNFSYGTAYSGCAGPHGFWTLPKLNAPAKTVMIFEVQGSQNYDVSTEVDPSNPNNTLNGCGGSPAGNGTGQPGYSLSALSGYGSPTFATGYTNGINASSVTGGLATYNNQPAGRHQGGANYMFADGHAKYLLPSKVSAGVNNFNGENAKQDYSDNHNPLAAGTSGAFADGSQPAATYSLI